A stretch of DNA from Hoeflea ulvae:
GTGCTTGAGGAAATCGTGGCCGACCTGCCGATTTCCAATGGCGACATGGCTGTTCTCAATGCCGCCAGCGGCGTCTATAACAGGACGGCCGAGACGCTGAAATTCGATGAGGCGTTCACGGTAACCAGCGAAGACGGGCTGTCGGTCGAGATGCAGTCGGCGGATATCGATCTGGCCAATGGCGCCCTGGTCACCACCGAACCGGTTTCCATCAGCTCGTCGGAAGCCTCTGTGGTTGCGCAATCCATGGAGATGCAGGATAAGGGCCGTGTCATCATTTTCCACGACAAGGTTCGTATGACAATAAAACCGACGGCGTTGAAGCCGAAGGATGGAGCGGCGAACTGACATGGCGAAAAGCCCGATTTTCATGAGTGTTGCCTGGCTGGTGCTCGCTGCCGGCCTGTGCTTTCCGGCCTCCGGCGCGCTGGCCCAGGCCACCGAGAGCAAGATGTCCGGGCTGGCGCTGTCCAATGACGAGCCGATCCAGATCGAAAGCGACGAGCTCAAGATTGACGAGGAAACCGGCAAGGCGACCTTCACCGGCAACGTCAAGGTGGTGCAGGGCGAGATGACCCTGCAGGCAGGCGAGATGATCGTCAATTACGACAAGAATGGCGGCTCGGTGTCCTCCGGTGCTGCCGATATCCGCGAGATCGAACTTTATGAAAAGGTGCTGATCGTATCGGGCACCCAGACCGCCACGGCCGATGCCGGCAATTTCAACATGGCGAACGAGGTGCTGGTGCTGACCGGCGACAAGGTGGTGCTCACCGATGCGGACAATGTCTTCATCGGCTGCAAGCTGACGGTGCAGATGAAGGACGGCCAGGCCAAGCTCGACAGCTGTGGCGGCCGGGTGATGATCCAGCTGGATCCAAAGTCGCGACCCAAGCAGTGATCCGGTCTCCCTTTACATTCCTTGGCGGCAAGAGCGGCGGCGACGGCACCGATGTGTCGGTCTCGACCAGCGAATCCCGCTATGACGGCACCCTGATCGCCCGCAATCTGACCAAGTCCTACAAGTCACGCCGGGTGGTCGACGGCGTCTCGCTCGGCGTCCGCCGCGGCGAAGCGGTCGGGCTGCTGGGCCCCAATGGTGCGGGCAAGACCACCTGTTTCTACATGATCACCGGACTGGTGCCGGTTGATGCCGGCTCGATCGAAATCGACGGCCATGATGTGTCCGAGCTTCCGATGTACCGCCGCGCCCGGCTTGGCGTCGGCTATCTGCCGCAGGAAGCCTCGATCTTCCGTGGCCTCAGCGTCGAGGCCAATATCCGCGCCGTGCTGGAAGTCGTCGAGAAGAACCGGGCCGGGCGCGAGGAAAAGCTCGACAGCCTTCTGTCCGAGTTCCACATCTCGCATTTGCGCAAGGCGCCGTCGATCTCGCTCTCCGGCGGCGAGCGACGCCGGCTGGAAATTGCCCGGGCGCTGGCCTCCGATCCGACCTTCATGCTGCTCGACGAGCCCTTTGCCGGCGTCGACCCGATCGCGGTCGCCGATATCCAGGATCTGGTCCGGCACCTGACCCGCCGCGGCATCGGCGTGCTGATCACCGATCACAATGTGCGCGAAACGCTTGGCCTGATCGACCGCGCCTATATCATGAATGCCGGCGTGCTGCTGACCCATGGCCGCCCCTCCGAGGTGGTGGCCCATCCGGAAGTGCGCAGGCTTTATCTCGGCGAGCAGTTTTCGCTCTGAACCACCGGGCGCTCGCTCCGGTCGCGCAAGCCAAACCGGGCATTTTTACCCTGTTGCCAAAGCCTGACTTGACCAAACGTGAGAAAAAAGCAATTTTCGGGCCAGTTGGCCGACAGGGTGCCCCTTTGGGCGCTCCGATCCGGAGAGAGTGACAGGCGGGTTTACCGCTGACCAGATCCGGGCCGGCCTGCTGCATGGTTGAATGGGCCGGTGTCGGACCAGGATGAAAATCATGCTCTGGTATTAAGTTGTTATGGCAGTTCTGGCGTGTCCCTTCGGATGCGGCGCCTGTTGTAGCGGGGGAGCAGTGCGTATTCATGGCCTTGTCCGCCGGACTTCAATTGCGTCAAAGCCAGTCGCTGGTGATGACGCCGCAATTGATGCAGTCGATCCGGCTGCTGCAATTCAGTCATGTCGAATTGACCCATTTCATCGAGCAGGAGGTGGAGCGCAATCCGCTGCTCGAGCTGGTTACCGCGGAAACCGACAGGGCCGAGGCCGCCTCCGATCCGTTGCGCGAACAGCCCGCGGAGCAGGCCTCGGACGGCGAAGCTGGCGCAGGCGGGGAGGATGCGGCCTGGACTGCATCGGCCGAAAGCCAGGCCGAGCGCATGACCTCCGAGATCGATTCCCGCTACGAGAACGTGTTTCCCGACGATCATGGCGTCGAGCGGGTGGATGCGCCCGAATTCATCGACAACTGGAAGTCGATGCCCGGCAGCGATGGCGGCCATGCCAGCGAAGGCTATGATCTCGACGATTTTGCCGCCCGCGCGCCAACCCTGCGCGATCACGTCACCGAACAGATCGCGCTGACCTTCGCAGATCCCGCCGAACGGCTGATCGCCACCGAGCTCGCCGATCTGCTTGATGCCGCCGGTTACCTGGCCGGGGACCTGGCCGAGGTTGTCGACAGGCTCGGCGCCGATCCGCTTCAGGTCGAGGCGGTGCTGGCCAGGCTTCAGGACTCCGAGCCCGCCGGGCTGTTTGCCCGCACTTTGGGCGAATGCCTGGCGCTGCAACTGGCGCGCAAGAACAGGCTCGATCCGGCGATGGAGGCACTGTTGGGCAATCTTGAACTGCTGGCGCGCCGCGATTTTGCCTCGCTGACGCGGCTGTGCGGCGTCGACGAGGAAGACCTGCTCGAGATGATGGCGGAGATCCGCGCGCTCGACCCCAAGCCCGGCACACGCTTTGAGACCGGCTCGAGCGAGATGGTGGTGCCCGATGTCTCGGTGCGGCCGTCATCCGATGGTGGCTGGAATGTCGAGCTCAATCCCGAGACCCTGCCGCGGGTGCTGGTCAACCAGACCTATTTCGCCACCGTATCGGGCAAGATGGCCAAGAATGTTGCAGGGCAGGACTTTCTCAGCGAGTGCCTGCAGACGGCCAACTGGCTGGCGCGATCGCTCGATCAGCGCGCCCGGACCATCATGAAGGTGGCGAGCGAGATTGTCCGTCAGCAGGACGCTTTCCTGCTGCATGGCGTCGATCATCTGCGCCCGCTCAATCTCAAGGCTGTGGCCGAGGCCATCGGCATGCATGAATCCACGGTCAGCCGCGTCACCTCGAACAAATACATGATCACCCCGCGCGGCGTGTTCGAGCTGAAATATTTCTTCACGGTCTCCATCGCCTCGGCCGAGGCCGGCGGCGACGCCCATTCGGCCGAATCGGTGCGCCACCGCATCCGTGTTCTGGTCGAGCAGGAAGCCCCCGAAGCGGTTCTGTCCGACGATGATCTGGTCAATATGCTCAAGCAATCCGGCATCGAGATCGCCCGGCGCACCGTGGCGAAATACCGTGAGGCGATGGCAATTCCGTCCTCGGTGCACCGCCGCCGGGAAAAACGCGCCAGGGCCCGCGCCGCGGCGGTTTGAGACCTGCTCGTCAATCGCCTGAATTCATTGTCTAATTAAGCAAGAGCCGTGCCAAACTTGACAGGATGGGCGTGCAGGCGTAGAAGCCGCCCCGCATCGGGCAGGAAAGAAATGCGAGCCCGGGCAGGCGGTTCTGTCAAGCGAATTATTGCTTGGATCGGAGCGAATGACCAGCGCCAGACTCTTGGATGAGCGTGCTGCATGGCTTAGACTAAATCCCCAAGTCAAAAAAAGAAGGGACGATCCATGAGCGTTCGAGTGTCGGGAAAACATATGGAAATCGGCGAGTCTTTCCGGACCCGCATCGAGGACCATATCACAGGTGCGGTCCGCAAATATTATGATGGCGGCTTTTCAAGCCAGGTCATCGTCGAGAAGTCCGGGTCGCGATTCAAGGCAGATTGCAAGATTCACCTGGACACCGGTGTCATCCTGCATGCGACCGGGGAAGCCCAGGATCCGCAGCCAGCCTTTGATGCCTCGGCCGAACGTGTGGAAAAGCGCCTGCGCCGCTACAAGCGCCGCCTCAAGGATCACCATGCCAACAACCAGCAGGCACAGGCCGAGCTGGCTTACGCGGTGGTGGATGCGGAAGGCGACGATGCCGGCGAAGTGCCGGACGACTATTCTCCGGCGATCATTGCCGAAAGCACCAAGCAGCTGGTCACCATGAGCGTGGCCAATGCGGTGATGGCGCTGGACATGACCGATGAACGGATCCTGATGTTCCGCAACGCGGGCAATGATGCACTCAATGTCGTGTATCGCCGTGATGACGGTAACATCGGCTGGATCGATGCTGGCGGGAACAAAGCCTGACAGCGTCGAGTTGTAAACGATAAGGGCGTGCAGGCCGTTGCCGGCCGGAACGAACCGGGACCGAAACGGTCTGCAGCCTTGACGATGACGCGATTTATGAGGCCCGCAATGTGGGCCCGGAACAAGGAACGTAACATGGCGCTTGCTGATCTGATTGCGCAGAACTCTGTTCTGCCCGCGCTCAAAGCAAACTCCAAGAAACAGCTTTTGCAGGAACTGGCGGCCAAGGCCTCGGAAGTCACGGGACTTTCCGAGCGCGAGGTGTTCGACGTCATTCTCCAGCGCGAACGGCTTGGATCGACAGGCGTGGGAAATGGCATCGCCATCCCGCATGGCAAGCTCTCGACGCTCGATCATATCGTCGGCGTATTCGCACGTCTCGATCATCCGGTCGAGTTCGAAGCGCTCGACGATCAGCCTGTCGATCTGGTGTTTCTGCTGCTTGCGCCCGAAGGTGCGGGTGCCGATCACCTCAAGGCCCTGTCGCGGATTGCCCGGGTGATGCGCGACAGCGAGATGGTCGCGAAACTGCGCGCCACCGACAATGCCGCGTCGCTCTATGCGTTCCTGACACAAGAGCCCGCCTCCAACGCGGCCTGACCTGCCGGCCGGCGGTTATGTCTATGCAGGCGGCGTGACAGCGCTGAAGCCGCGCAGAAGGTCGGCTCCGGCCCGGTGCCCTCGCCAAGCGTGATGCGGTCCGGCTACCCTGCCTGCCTCCCGACAATCTCTCTCCCTTATACGGCCAAGCGGTCGCGACGCG
This window harbors:
- the lptC gene encoding LPS export ABC transporter periplasmic protein LptC, whose protein sequence is MTTSTMPEMPAEQNYAGRSHAEYRRARAHSRHVRLLKILLPLLAALVIVAFAVVSWIDSVSIEGVGIESVTLRDGKLVMQNPVMSGQGSDARPYSMRALRAIQDLTATDVIVLEEIVADLPISNGDMAVLNAASGVYNRTAETLKFDEAFTVTSEDGLSVEMQSADIDLANGALVTTEPVSISSSEASVVAQSMEMQDKGRVIIFHDKVRMTIKPTALKPKDGAAN
- a CDS encoding LptA/OstA family protein, translating into MAKSPIFMSVAWLVLAAGLCFPASGALAQATESKMSGLALSNDEPIQIESDELKIDEETGKATFTGNVKVVQGEMTLQAGEMIVNYDKNGGSVSSGAADIREIELYEKVLIVSGTQTATADAGNFNMANEVLVLTGDKVVLTDADNVFIGCKLTVQMKDGQAKLDSCGGRVMIQLDPKSRPKQ
- the lptB gene encoding LPS export ABC transporter ATP-binding protein, with translation MSVSTSESRYDGTLIARNLTKSYKSRRVVDGVSLGVRRGEAVGLLGPNGAGKTTCFYMITGLVPVDAGSIEIDGHDVSELPMYRRARLGVGYLPQEASIFRGLSVEANIRAVLEVVEKNRAGREEKLDSLLSEFHISHLRKAPSISLSGGERRRLEIARALASDPTFMLLDEPFAGVDPIAVADIQDLVRHLTRRGIGVLITDHNVRETLGLIDRAYIMNAGVLLTHGRPSEVVAHPEVRRLYLGEQFSL
- the rpoN gene encoding RNA polymerase factor sigma-54, translating into MALSAGLQLRQSQSLVMTPQLMQSIRLLQFSHVELTHFIEQEVERNPLLELVTAETDRAEAASDPLREQPAEQASDGEAGAGGEDAAWTASAESQAERMTSEIDSRYENVFPDDHGVERVDAPEFIDNWKSMPGSDGGHASEGYDLDDFAARAPTLRDHVTEQIALTFADPAERLIATELADLLDAAGYLAGDLAEVVDRLGADPLQVEAVLARLQDSEPAGLFARTLGECLALQLARKNRLDPAMEALLGNLELLARRDFASLTRLCGVDEEDLLEMMAEIRALDPKPGTRFETGSSEMVVPDVSVRPSSDGGWNVELNPETLPRVLVNQTYFATVSGKMAKNVAGQDFLSECLQTANWLARSLDQRARTIMKVASEIVRQQDAFLLHGVDHLRPLNLKAVAEAIGMHESTVSRVTSNKYMITPRGVFELKYFFTVSIASAEAGGDAHSAESVRHRIRVLVEQEAPEAVLSDDDLVNMLKQSGIEIARRTVAKYREAMAIPSSVHRRREKRARARAAAV
- the hpf gene encoding ribosome hibernation-promoting factor, HPF/YfiA family, which gives rise to MSVRVSGKHMEIGESFRTRIEDHITGAVRKYYDGGFSSQVIVEKSGSRFKADCKIHLDTGVILHATGEAQDPQPAFDASAERVEKRLRRYKRRLKDHHANNQQAQAELAYAVVDAEGDDAGEVPDDYSPAIIAESTKQLVTMSVANAVMALDMTDERILMFRNAGNDALNVVYRRDDGNIGWIDAGGNKA
- the ptsN gene encoding PTS IIA-like nitrogen regulatory protein PtsN; translation: MALADLIAQNSVLPALKANSKKQLLQELAAKASEVTGLSEREVFDVILQRERLGSTGVGNGIAIPHGKLSTLDHIVGVFARLDHPVEFEALDDQPVDLVFLLLAPEGAGADHLKALSRIARVMRDSEMVAKLRATDNAASLYAFLTQEPASNAA